The Nostoc sp. NIES-3756 DNA window TAAATTTTTAGCAATTAACTTTTGGGCTTCAGGCGTACCAAATTGCTTTAACTTGTCCCAGGCTTGTGGATCAGTAGTGATATAGGTAGCCATTAATGCTGTTGAAGGTACTAGTTTAGCACTACCTAGAGCGCCAGAGCTATCTCCAGCAGGCCCTCTCAGATACATATAGGCGGCTAAACTGCCGGCGACAACCACAGTTGCACCAACAACAGGAATGAGCAGTTTTGACTTAGATTCAGGCATTGTCTGTTCCTCGTTTGCTTAAATTGTCACCAAGAGTAGTAAAAACGTCACTGTAGACTTTTCGGAATTATTTCTAATTTCTACGCATTTTTAAGAGTTTTTATATAAAAAACAGCAATTTGCTTATCAGTAAGTAAAAATTTACTCCAAAAAATACTTCAAAAGCATGAAGACGGAATCCGCAAATGATACAAATATGGAATGGGGGAGGATGCTGGTCGTGTTAAGTAAGCAGCGTGCAGAGAAAAATATTAGTCTCTAACCTCTGGTGTCATAACTTTATGTAACGCTTTTTCTCAATTCCCCCTGATAGTTGATTGCTATGCCATACTAGGAAGTGAGAGTTAATTCGGCGACCGCGTTTGTTTTTAGTATTGACGGGCTTTTTCCTTTTGGTATTTACAGACTTTTCTCCGAAACCTAAATCTCCACATACCTATGATTTCGGAGACAATCTATGTCAGTTTATGTAGGCAACCTTTCTTACGATGTTACAGAAGATAGCCTGAATGCTGTTTTTGCAGAATATGGTTCTGTAAAACGAGTTCAGCTACCTACTGACCGTGAAACAGGACGGATGCGCGGCTTTGCTTTTGTGGAAATGAATTCAGATGCTGAAGAAACAGCAGCCATTGAAGCACTTGATGGTGCTGAGTGGATGGGACGCGACCTCAAAGTTAATAAAGCTAAACCCAAAGAAGATAGAGGTTCTTTTGGTGGTGGTGGTAATCGGGGAAGCTACGGCGGACGTAACCGTTACTAAATTTTATTAAGTAATGCTTGAAGCTAATCCATTAATCCAGCGCATCTATTGTATTTAGGACTAGCTCAAGCATTTGCGCTTGAGCTTTTTTAATATATAAAAGCTGCTTTATTGATTAAATTTTTGCCTCAGGTAGCAACCACAGGCTCGTCTTTGCCCTCACAACACGTTGTAACGTGTATAAACTATGGAAACCACTGCAACTACAATTCCAGAATTTGAGAAGTTATTTAGACAAAAATTACAGCTGAATAATTGTAAGCTTAAAAAGAAAAAACAAGAAAATAATTACGAAATTATTACTCCTGCCAAAGATATATTTTTGATGTATTGGTCTGAGTTTCCAGAAATTAAATTGGTATACCAGCCAATAGGAGTACGTACACAACAAACTATGGTATACGAGCAGGCTATCCGCTCTCATATTAATTACTGTGTAAGTAATATCAAAGAAATGAAAATGAATGCAAACTAAGACATCTGTCGTAGTGCTATTAGTTAACCGGAAATAATTTTTTAGTCTATATTTACCCTTTCTCGGCGATACATGGAAATCTTCATTTATCCATGTATCGCTGAGAAATTACACTTACTATTTTCTACAAACTAGCTATTATATTTCAACAAGCTTATCAACAGCATTACTGAACTGCTCATAAGGAGAAACTCCGACAATTTTTTCTACTAACTCACCATTTTTAAATATCAATACGGCTGGAATACTACGAAGTCCAAATCTTTTAAAGATTGGTTTATTGTTATCTACATCGACCTTAACAACTTTAACGCGGTCTTTGTATTCATCGGCAAGTTGATCCATTAACGGACTAACAAGACGACATGGGCCACACCAAGTAGCAGTAAAGTCAACAACAAGAACTTTTTCTTCGCCTAGAAGTGTCTCAAATTCATTTTCCTGAACATAAGCAACTGCATCATTAGTCATTATTTATTTTCCTATAGCAAAATACAATTTTAGTCACAAGATAAAGATAAAAATATACATATATGTTGAGTAAGTTAGCTGTACTGCACAGATACCTTATCAACCAATACTTACAAGATTTCTATCTCTTTAAAAAAAAGAATCCAACCGAATGAATTTATTTTATTGCTGATACACTTAGGCAAACTGAGGAGGAGACTGTATCAATACGTAAAATTTATTTAGCGCTCTATGCTTCACCGCCTAGAGCGCTAAGAATACTTTACGCTGGCATAATCTGAACAATTAGTGAACGTTTATCAAGCGACTGGACTTTACCTACTTGACCTAAATCAGTCACAATCCTTTCTAGCATTTGTCCAGCCTGCTCTCGATATTGATTTTCTCGTCCTCGTAGACGAATAGCAAACTTAACTGAATCGCCTTTACTCAACCATTGAAGCGCTTGATCAATGCGTAAATTGTAATCAGCCGCACCGACGTTGGGACGGAACCGAACTTCTTTTACAGTTGGTCTAGCACTTTGACCCTGACGTTTTTTCTTTTGATACTGAAGCTTGCCATAGTTAATAATCTTCGCTACTGGAGCGTCTTTACTTTGAGAGACTATAACTAGGTCAAGCTCTACGCTTTGAGCTAATTGTAGGGCTTCATGGGTGTCGATTAGACCACGATTATTATTTTCATGATCAATCAAGAAGACCTGGGGGGACTTGATTTGTGAATTAATCAGCTGCTTTTGGACTACGATAATTATTTCCTCCTATTTTCAATACTTGCTCCTGCAAGTATTACTAAGGTAACACAGTACTATCTATTTGTTCACTCTAAATTTTTACTTCGTTGCTGACACTGGTGAAATCAACTGAACACAGGTATTACGGCTGATTTTTAAAGCCACTTAAGTTAAGTCTATTGCAGCAGAAAAATTATTTGCAAGCATAACAGAAGTTTTACAATTGAAATATATTTTCACATAACATTCAAAATAATTTATGCAATCAAATAAGGTGCGAAAAGCCGTTATTCCTGTCGCTGGGTTTGGTACGAGATTATTTCCAGCTACTAAAGTTGTGAAAAAGGCACTATTCCCCATTATTGATAGAGATGGTAGAGCCAAACCTGTAATTTTAGCGATCGCAGAAGAAGCAGTTAGCGCTGGAATCTCAGAAATTGGTATTGTCGTACAGCCAGATGATTTAGCAGTTTTTGCTGAATTATTTAAGAATCCACCTACACTAGAACTTTGGCAAAAACTCTCACCACAAAATCAAGAATATAGCCAATATCTACAAGAGTTGGGTCAGAAAGTTGTGTTATTAACTCAAACAGAACAGGAAGGTTATGGTCATGCCGTATATTGTGCTAAAGATTG harbors:
- the trxA gene encoding thioredoxin gives rise to the protein MTNDAVAYVQENEFETLLGEEKVLVVDFTATWCGPCRLVSPLMDQLADEYKDRVKVVKVDVDNNKPIFKRFGLRSIPAVLIFKNGELVEKIVGVSPYEQFSNAVDKLVEI
- a CDS encoding RNA recognition motif domain-containing protein encodes the protein MSVYVGNLSYDVTEDSLNAVFAEYGSVKRVQLPTDRETGRMRGFAFVEMNSDAEETAAIEALDGAEWMGRDLKVNKAKPKEDRGSFGGGGNRGSYGGRNRY
- the infC gene encoding translation initiation factor IF-3 — its product is MIIVVQKQLINSQIKSPQVFLIDHENNNRGLIDTHEALQLAQSVELDLVIVSQSKDAPVAKIINYGKLQYQKKKRQGQSARPTVKEVRFRPNVGAADYNLRIDQALQWLSKGDSVKFAIRLRGRENQYREQAGQMLERIVTDLGQVGKVQSLDKRSLIVQIMPA